A region from the Streptosporangium sp. NBC_01756 genome encodes:
- the hemC gene encoding hydroxymethylbilane synthase: MSSVSPPLRLGTRRSLMATTQSGLVATRLTELTGRAVELVGVTTFGDVTKASLTQLGGTGVFVSALRDKLIEGAIDFAVHSLKDLPTVQDPRVVIAAIPPRDDPRDALVSTAKLIDLPAGAKVGTGSPRRIAQLRVLRPDLDYVPIRGNADTRIGKVASGELQGVVLAAAGLGRLGRVAEISQIFEVEEMLPAPGQGALAVECRADRDDLIAFLSVLDDARTRAAVTAERAVLNALEAGCAAPVGAYSADDGQNLILTAAVVAVDGRRAVRKSTAGTLSAPMDLGRDLAAEMIAEGAGTLIGEQAP, translated from the coding sequence GTGAGCAGCGTCTCCCCTCCGCTCAGGCTGGGCACCCGGCGGAGCCTCATGGCGACGACCCAGTCAGGGCTGGTCGCCACGAGGCTCACCGAGCTGACCGGCCGGGCCGTCGAGCTGGTCGGCGTCACCACCTTCGGCGACGTGACCAAGGCCAGCCTCACCCAGCTCGGTGGGACCGGCGTCTTCGTCAGCGCGCTGCGCGACAAGCTGATCGAGGGAGCGATCGACTTCGCCGTCCACTCGCTCAAGGACCTCCCCACCGTCCAGGATCCGCGTGTGGTCATCGCGGCGATCCCGCCGCGCGACGACCCCAGGGACGCACTGGTGAGTACGGCGAAGCTCATCGACCTGCCGGCCGGTGCCAAGGTCGGCACGGGGTCCCCCCGGCGGATCGCCCAGCTCAGAGTGCTCCGCCCCGACCTCGACTACGTCCCCATCCGCGGCAACGCCGACACCCGGATCGGCAAGGTCGCCTCCGGCGAACTGCAGGGCGTCGTCCTGGCCGCGGCCGGACTCGGACGGCTGGGCCGGGTGGCCGAGATCTCCCAGATCTTCGAGGTGGAGGAGATGCTTCCGGCTCCCGGTCAGGGCGCGCTGGCCGTGGAGTGCCGGGCCGACCGGGACGACCTCATCGCCTTCCTGAGCGTGCTCGACGACGCCCGGACACGCGCCGCGGTGACCGCCGAACGCGCGGTGCTCAACGCCCTGGAGGCGGGGTGCGCGGCTCCGGTTGGTGCATACTCGGCCGATGACGGGCAAAATCTTATTCTGACCGCCGCTGTCGTCGCCGTCGACGGCAGACGGGCGGTGCGCAAGTCCACCGCCGGGACCCTTTCGGCGCCCATGGATCTCGGACGCGACCTCGCGGCCGAGATGATCGCCGAAGGGGCAGGCACGTTGATAGGGGAGCAAGCACCTTGA